A window of Acropora muricata isolate sample 2 chromosome 3, ASM3666990v1, whole genome shotgun sequence contains these coding sequences:
- the LOC136910587 gene encoding ATP-binding cassette sub-family C member 4-like isoform X1 → MEDLSVKNPQNQAGFLSSLTFSWMTGILKLGYKQPLEDKHLFELDSEYHAEKLVADLEMEWLAEQRSCNARKTKPRFWRAMMRTISNKAYLVMIILRILYSLCFSGMPLLIWLFLKTIESKDSQESFLKILPLVLSFALISMIKSFSLIHLVFKGETAAIKLKASMIGLVHKRILNMNRRSLEEISSGNIFNIVSNDAKAIEDLGVSVVFFSFHFLDIAISLTIIWKLVAWQALLGACFMLVVAVYGSLSARKTAIWRRHASQLIDNRLEVMKEIVAGIRAVKMYAWEWNFRALVATMRRKELLFYRLRGMIISSIYALFFTSTAIAGFISVLALIFSGIEINSFNIFTLLSTLGNLKMISTLFIGESLRFIVDAKTAMARVQKLLENFSSTEGLQRNIENMVALQAFCRGRKFNPHSIRTESFRENKPALFSVRRLDATTKSCEPQVLLNNISCFWSNTLDRPSLKDISLKVTNGQLVGITGPVGSGKTSLLMAIVGELPISSGRSSCYGTIAYLSQVPWVFSGTLRENILFGKDFDKKKYDTIIQVCDLKTDLDCFPKGDLTEVGQRGVILSGGQRARVSLARGIYSDADIYLLDDPLSAVDAAVGKNLFNRCIKGFLANRIRILVSHQLQFLKQTDYVIVLDNGTIAQECKHIAKEEQEKSALSGATQGQSAGGLLQNSSGTTQGSSEQHITVETMLKDEIVDLNDEEEDRVVGSVKWWRYWRYFRAGLPLERLLGLFLFLVIAQVSWIAPFWWSSRMSEMPYEEQKSHVTLLIYGSIVAFSLLFSLASSFCYYLTALRASEKLHSTMTEAVLKAPALFFDRNPAGRILNRFSKDLGCMDDLLPGQSLFTIQLLLFLMNGSVLSAVSNVWLFLVCLPLTLLFIFLAKFYLRSSREFRRIEAMTCSPLYSCVADTVTGLEIIRSSAMEEEFIQRLYRYLDKNTAALLMLKASTRWLAVRGDILINFLFVAVPTGALLTTQSPALAGMSLSYIVEMLDMTQYAIRVASETENHMTSVERVMNYTSIEPEPGYDTGTLPPEQWPHQGALSLCDLSLAYLTDAPKVLNNINITIAPKEKVGIAGRTGAGKSSLVAALFRMPEPEGKIIIDGLNINDLNLQASRGAMAVITQDPVLFSGSLRRNLDPFASHDDHDLWSALEEVQLKTVIKQLPGQLDYKLKEFGRNFSVGERQLVCLARALLQKRKIIILDEATANVDYKTDHLIQEVIRKTFKDSTVLTIAHRLNTIMDYDKVLVIDKGQVVEFDKPENLLQNDKGYYTQLVHTHNVNTHE, encoded by the exons ATGGAAGACTTATCAGTCAAAAATCCACAGAACCAAGCTGGATTTTTATCATCGTTGACATTCTCTTGGATGACGGGAATTCTAAAACTTGGATACAAACAACCACTGGAAGACAAGCATTTGTTTGAACTTGATTCCGAATATCACGCAGAAAAACTTGTCGCAGATTTGGAAATGGAGTGGTTGGCAGagcagcgatcatgtaatgcaagaaaaacaaagccTCGTTTCTGGCGAGCCATGATGAGAACCATTTCcaacaaagcttaccttgtgaTGATAATACTTCGAATATTGTATTCGCTTTGTTTCTCTGGTATGCCTTTATTAATTTGGCTCTTCTTGAAGACCATAGAATCTAAAGATTCACAGGAAAGTTTCCTTAAGATTCTGCCGTTGGTTCTTTCCTTTGCTTTAATCTCAATGATAAAGTCCTTCAGTTTAATTCATCTTGTGTTCAAGGGCGAGACCGCAGCAATTAAATTGAAAGCGTCTATGATTGGATTGGTACATAAACGG ATCCTCAATATGAATCGGCGATCCTTAGAAGAAATCAGCTCTGGAAACATTTTTAACATCGTTTCAAACGATGCTAAGGCAATTGAAGATCTTGGTGTTTCTGTGGTTTTCTTCTCGTTCCACTTCCTGGACATTGCCATATCCCTAACGATTATTTGGAAACTTGTTGCTTGGCAAGCGTTGCTAGGTGCCTGTTTTATGTTGGTCGTCGCTGTTTATGGCTCATTGTCAGCCAGAAAGACTGCAATATGGCGTAGACATGCATCGCAGCTAATCGACAATCGTTTGGAAGTTATGAAAGAGATCGTTGCAGGAATACGAGCTGTCAAAATGTACGCTTGGGAATGGAACTTCAGAGCCCTTGTTGCAACTATGCGAAG GAAAGAACTGCTCTTTTACCGTTTGCGAGGAATGATCATCTCAAGCATTTACGCTCTCTTCTTTACCAGCACCGCCATTGCAGGGTTTATCTCAGTTCTCGCTCTTATCTTCTCAGGAATAGAAATAAATTCCTTTAACATTTTTACTTTACTCTCTACGCTGGGAAATCTTAAAATGATCTCAACTTTATTTATCGGAGAATCTCTACGTTTCATTGTCGATGCAAAAACAGCCATGGCTAGGGTGCAAAAGTTACTTGAGAACTTCTCTAGTACTGAGGGACTGCAAAGAAACATCGAAAACATGGTCGCACTTCAAGCATTTTGCAGAGGAAGAAAGTTTAATCCTCATTCCATTAGGACAGAGAGCTTTAGAGAGAACAAACCAGCTTTGTTTTCGGTTCGAAGATTGGATGCCACCACCAAGTCTTGTGAGCCTCAGGTCCTTCTCAATAACATCTCATGTTTCTGGAGCAACACGCTTGATCGTCCATCTTTGAAGGACATTTCACTAAAAGTAACTAATGGACAACTTGTGGGCATTACAGGTCCTGTTGGAAGCGGCAAGACCTCTTTGCTAATGGCCATAGTAGGAGAACTGCCAATATCCTCGGGACGTTCCTCTTGCTACGGAACGATTGCATATCTTTCCCAAGTGCCTTGGGTATTTTCTGGAACCTTGCGAGAGAACATTTTGTTTGGAAAGGATTTTGACAAGAAAAAGTACGACACGATTATTCAAGTGTGTGACTTGAAAACTGACTTGGATTGCTTCCCAAAAGGCGACCTCACGGAAGTTGGACAGCGTGGAGTGATTTTAAGTGGAGGGCAGCGCGCACGAGTTAGTCTGGCGCGCGGGATTTATTCCGATGCCGACATCTATCTCTTAGATGATCCACTGAGTGCCGTGGATGCTGCAGTTGGCAAGAATTTGTTTAATAGATGTATCAAAGGGTTTTTAGCGAATAGAATACGCATTCTAGTCAGCCATCAGCTGCAATTTCTTAAACAGACCGATTACGTTATCGTTCTTGACAATGGAACCATTGCACAAGAATGTAAACACATCGCAAAGGAGGAACAAGAGAAAAGTGCGTTATCAGGTGCAACGCAGGGGCAATCAGCAGGCGGTTTGCTGCAAAACTCTTCCGGAACAACTCAAGGATCGAGTGAACAGCATATCACTGTTGAAACGATGCTTAAGGACGAGATAGTTGATCTCAACGACGAAGAAGAGGACCGAGTAGTTGGATCTGTGAAATGGTGGCGATACTGGAGATATTTTAGAGCAGGGCTACCACTTGAAAGGCTGCTTGGGCTTTTTCTCTTCTTGGTGATAGCTCAGG TATCATGGATTGCGCCCTTTTGGTGGTCTTCAAGGATGTCAGAGATGCCTTACGAAGAGCAAAAAAGTCATGTCACTCTTCTGATTTACGGATCAATTGTAGCATTCTCCTTGCTTTTCTCGCTAGCTTCTTCGTTCTGTTACTACCTCACAGCTCTTAGAGCATCTGAAAAACTTCATTCCACTATGACTGAGGCAGTCTTGAAAGCACCTGCATTGTTCTTTGATAGAAACCCAGCGGGTCGCATCTTAAATCGCTTCTCTAAGGACCTCGGCTGCATGGATGATCTCTTACCGGGACAATCTCTATTTACAATCCAGTTGCTCTTGTTTTTGATGAATGGCAGTGTCCTCTCAGCTGTCTCCAACGTATGGCTGTTCCTTGTATGCTTGCCTTTGACGCTACTGTTTATTTTCCTCGCTAAATTCTATTTGAGATCATCTCGCGAATTCAGGCGAATAGAAGCAATGACGTGCAGTCCATTGTACTCCTGTGTGGCGGATACAGTGACTGGATTAGAAATAATCCGCTCCTCAGCGATGGAAGAGGAATTTATTCAGCGACTTTACAG GTACCTCGACAAAAACACTGCAGCGTTGTTGATGCTCAAGGCCTCCACTCGTTGGCTCGCTGTTCGAGGAGATATTCTGATCAACTTCCTTTTTGTAGCTGTGCCGACTGGAGCTCTACTGACAACGCAAAGTCCAG CTTTAGCAGGTATGTCGCTTTCGTATATAGTTGAAATGCTGGACATGACACAGTATGCGATCCGTGTGGCCTCAGAAACCGAAAACCACATGACGTCAGTGGAAAGGGTAATGAATTACACCAGCATCGAGCCAGAACCTGGGTATGACACCGGCACGCTCCCTCCTGAGCAATGGCCACATCAAGGCGCTTTATCTCTGTGTGATTTGTCTTTGGCCTATTTAACAGACGCTCCAAAGGTTTTGAACAATATCAACATTACCATTGCTCCAAAGGAAAAAGTCGGAATCGCAGGTCGGACGGGAGCTGGAAAATCCTCTTTGGTTGCCGCTTTGTTCCGCATGCCAGAACCTGAAGGCAAG attATCATCGATGGATTGAACATCAATGATTTAAACCTGCAAGCGTCTCGCGGTGCCATGGCTGTGATAACGCAAGATCCTGTTCTTTTCAGCGGCAGTCTCAGAAGAAACTTAGATCCTTTTGCTTCACATGACGATCACGATCTATGGAGTGCTTTGGAAGAAGTACAATTAAAGACTGTGATAAAACAGCTACCTGGTCAGTTGGACTACAAGTTGAAAGAGTTTGGGCGCAACTTCAGCGTTGGTGAGCGTCAGCTGGTCTGCTTAGCGCGGGCGCTTTTACAGAAAAGAAAGATCATCATCCTGGACGAGGCCACCGCCAACGTAGATTACAAAACAGATCATTTGATACAGGAAGTAATACGAAAAACGTTCAAAGATTCCACAGTGCTAACTATTGCTCATCGCTTGAACACCATCATGGACTATGATAAAGTGCTTGTAATAGATAAAGGACAAGTTGTGGAGTTTGACAAACCTGAAAACTTGCTTCAAAATGACAAGGGATATTACACACAGCTTGTTCACACTCACAATGTCAACACACATGAGTAG
- the LOC136910587 gene encoding ATP-binding cassette sub-family C member 4-like isoform X5, whose protein sequence is MNRRSLEEISSGNIFNIVSNDAKAIEDLGVSVVFFSFHFLDIAISLTIIWKLVAWQALLGACFMLVVAVYGSLSARKTAIWRRHASQLIDNRLEVMKEIVAGIRAVKMYAWEWNFRALVATMRRKELLFYRLRGMIISSIYALFFTSTAIAGFISVLALIFSGIEINSFNIFTLLSTLGNLKMISTLFIGESLRFIVDAKTAMARVQKLLENFSSTEGLQRNIENMVALQAFCRGRKFNPHSIRTESFRENKPALFSVRRLDATTKSCEPQVLLNNISCFWSNTLDRPSLKDISLKVTNGQLVGITGPVGSGKTSLLMAIVGELPISSGRSSCYGTIAYLSQVPWVFSGTLRENILFGKDFDKKKYDTIIQVCDLKTDLDCFPKGDLTEVGQRGVILSGGQRARVSLARGIYSDADIYLLDDPLSAVDAAVGKNLFNRCIKGFLANRIRILVSHQLQFLKQTDYVIVLDNGTIAQECKHIAKEEQEKSALSGATQGQSAGGLLQNSSGTTQGSSEQHITVETMLKDEIVDLNDEEEDRVVGSVKWWRYWRYFRAGLPLERLLGLFLFLVIAQVSWIAPFWWSSRMSEMPYEEQKSHVTLLIYGSIVAFSLLFSLASSFCYYLTALRASEKLHSTMTEAVLKAPALFFDRNPAGRILNRFSKDLGCMDDLLPGQSLFTIQLLLFLMNGSVLSAVSNVWLFLVCLPLTLLFIFLAKFYLRSSREFRRIEAMTCSPLYSCVADTVTGLEIIRSSAMEEEFIQRLYRYLDKNTAALLMLKASTRWLAVRGDILINFLFVAVPTGALLTTQSPALAGMSLSYIVEMLDMTQYAIRVASETENHMTSVERVMNYTSIEPEPGYDTGTLPPEQWPHQGALSLCDLSLAYLTDAPKVLNNINITIAPKEKVGIAGRTGAGKSSLVAALFRMPEPEGKIIIDGLNINDLNLQASRGAMAVITQDPVLFSGSLRRNLDPFASHDDHDLWSALEEVQLKTVIKQLPGQLDYKLKEFGRNFSVGERQLVCLARALLQKRKIIILDEATANVDYKTDHLIQEVIRKTFKDSTVLTIAHRLNTIMDYDKVLVIDKGQVVEFDKPENLLQNDKGYYTQLVHTHNVNTHE, encoded by the exons ATGAATCGGCGATCCTTAGAAGAAATCAGCTCTGGAAACATTTTTAACATCGTTTCAAACGATGCTAAGGCAATTGAAGATCTTGGTGTTTCTGTGGTTTTCTTCTCGTTCCACTTCCTGGACATTGCCATATCCCTAACGATTATTTGGAAACTTGTTGCTTGGCAAGCGTTGCTAGGTGCCTGTTTTATGTTGGTCGTCGCTGTTTATGGCTCATTGTCAGCCAGAAAGACTGCAATATGGCGTAGACATGCATCGCAGCTAATCGACAATCGTTTGGAAGTTATGAAAGAGATCGTTGCAGGAATACGAGCTGTCAAAATGTACGCTTGGGAATGGAACTTCAGAGCCCTTGTTGCAACTATGCGAAG GAAAGAACTGCTCTTTTACCGTTTGCGAGGAATGATCATCTCAAGCATTTACGCTCTCTTCTTTACCAGCACCGCCATTGCAGGGTTTATCTCAGTTCTCGCTCTTATCTTCTCAGGAATAGAAATAAATTCCTTTAACATTTTTACTTTACTCTCTACGCTGGGAAATCTTAAAATGATCTCAACTTTATTTATCGGAGAATCTCTACGTTTCATTGTCGATGCAAAAACAGCCATGGCTAGGGTGCAAAAGTTACTTGAGAACTTCTCTAGTACTGAGGGACTGCAAAGAAACATCGAAAACATGGTCGCACTTCAAGCATTTTGCAGAGGAAGAAAGTTTAATCCTCATTCCATTAGGACAGAGAGCTTTAGAGAGAACAAACCAGCTTTGTTTTCGGTTCGAAGATTGGATGCCACCACCAAGTCTTGTGAGCCTCAGGTCCTTCTCAATAACATCTCATGTTTCTGGAGCAACACGCTTGATCGTCCATCTTTGAAGGACATTTCACTAAAAGTAACTAATGGACAACTTGTGGGCATTACAGGTCCTGTTGGAAGCGGCAAGACCTCTTTGCTAATGGCCATAGTAGGAGAACTGCCAATATCCTCGGGACGTTCCTCTTGCTACGGAACGATTGCATATCTTTCCCAAGTGCCTTGGGTATTTTCTGGAACCTTGCGAGAGAACATTTTGTTTGGAAAGGATTTTGACAAGAAAAAGTACGACACGATTATTCAAGTGTGTGACTTGAAAACTGACTTGGATTGCTTCCCAAAAGGCGACCTCACGGAAGTTGGACAGCGTGGAGTGATTTTAAGTGGAGGGCAGCGCGCACGAGTTAGTCTGGCGCGCGGGATTTATTCCGATGCCGACATCTATCTCTTAGATGATCCACTGAGTGCCGTGGATGCTGCAGTTGGCAAGAATTTGTTTAATAGATGTATCAAAGGGTTTTTAGCGAATAGAATACGCATTCTAGTCAGCCATCAGCTGCAATTTCTTAAACAGACCGATTACGTTATCGTTCTTGACAATGGAACCATTGCACAAGAATGTAAACACATCGCAAAGGAGGAACAAGAGAAAAGTGCGTTATCAGGTGCAACGCAGGGGCAATCAGCAGGCGGTTTGCTGCAAAACTCTTCCGGAACAACTCAAGGATCGAGTGAACAGCATATCACTGTTGAAACGATGCTTAAGGACGAGATAGTTGATCTCAACGACGAAGAAGAGGACCGAGTAGTTGGATCTGTGAAATGGTGGCGATACTGGAGATATTTTAGAGCAGGGCTACCACTTGAAAGGCTGCTTGGGCTTTTTCTCTTCTTGGTGATAGCTCAGG TATCATGGATTGCGCCCTTTTGGTGGTCTTCAAGGATGTCAGAGATGCCTTACGAAGAGCAAAAAAGTCATGTCACTCTTCTGATTTACGGATCAATTGTAGCATTCTCCTTGCTTTTCTCGCTAGCTTCTTCGTTCTGTTACTACCTCACAGCTCTTAGAGCATCTGAAAAACTTCATTCCACTATGACTGAGGCAGTCTTGAAAGCACCTGCATTGTTCTTTGATAGAAACCCAGCGGGTCGCATCTTAAATCGCTTCTCTAAGGACCTCGGCTGCATGGATGATCTCTTACCGGGACAATCTCTATTTACAATCCAGTTGCTCTTGTTTTTGATGAATGGCAGTGTCCTCTCAGCTGTCTCCAACGTATGGCTGTTCCTTGTATGCTTGCCTTTGACGCTACTGTTTATTTTCCTCGCTAAATTCTATTTGAGATCATCTCGCGAATTCAGGCGAATAGAAGCAATGACGTGCAGTCCATTGTACTCCTGTGTGGCGGATACAGTGACTGGATTAGAAATAATCCGCTCCTCAGCGATGGAAGAGGAATTTATTCAGCGACTTTACAG GTACCTCGACAAAAACACTGCAGCGTTGTTGATGCTCAAGGCCTCCACTCGTTGGCTCGCTGTTCGAGGAGATATTCTGATCAACTTCCTTTTTGTAGCTGTGCCGACTGGAGCTCTACTGACAACGCAAAGTCCAG CTTTAGCAGGTATGTCGCTTTCGTATATAGTTGAAATGCTGGACATGACACAGTATGCGATCCGTGTGGCCTCAGAAACCGAAAACCACATGACGTCAGTGGAAAGGGTAATGAATTACACCAGCATCGAGCCAGAACCTGGGTATGACACCGGCACGCTCCCTCCTGAGCAATGGCCACATCAAGGCGCTTTATCTCTGTGTGATTTGTCTTTGGCCTATTTAACAGACGCTCCAAAGGTTTTGAACAATATCAACATTACCATTGCTCCAAAGGAAAAAGTCGGAATCGCAGGTCGGACGGGAGCTGGAAAATCCTCTTTGGTTGCCGCTTTGTTCCGCATGCCAGAACCTGAAGGCAAG attATCATCGATGGATTGAACATCAATGATTTAAACCTGCAAGCGTCTCGCGGTGCCATGGCTGTGATAACGCAAGATCCTGTTCTTTTCAGCGGCAGTCTCAGAAGAAACTTAGATCCTTTTGCTTCACATGACGATCACGATCTATGGAGTGCTTTGGAAGAAGTACAATTAAAGACTGTGATAAAACAGCTACCTGGTCAGTTGGACTACAAGTTGAAAGAGTTTGGGCGCAACTTCAGCGTTGGTGAGCGTCAGCTGGTCTGCTTAGCGCGGGCGCTTTTACAGAAAAGAAAGATCATCATCCTGGACGAGGCCACCGCCAACGTAGATTACAAAACAGATCATTTGATACAGGAAGTAATACGAAAAACGTTCAAAGATTCCACAGTGCTAACTATTGCTCATCGCTTGAACACCATCATGGACTATGATAAAGTGCTTGTAATAGATAAAGGACAAGTTGTGGAGTTTGACAAACCTGAAAACTTGCTTCAAAATGACAAGGGATATTACACACAGCTTGTTCACACTCACAATGTCAACACACATGAGTAG
- the LOC136912498 gene encoding uncharacterized protein — MAMEEQHITRSFKSRALRGRETKKSSKERAGLLGKGIPKSKAVCSRHSDNNQRLRTTRLSARTTGENLSVENDKSKSTFKNERVIDETESAKERTASKTEELPVRIFKEDNASSSLHKGSKQRKGKTLPSGDYHIKRISQDQLSLTDNHLSSGEYQDINLQHVLATDKTQDKTAIKPKVLNHPQSIMGFRNGTSQKRPTHNSKMRKKAHNTVQYHAEATRAGQSAGKICDDFSCEVPSLTKTQAGKQRNSMNKEKSRSFKGKLMGTPAIGRKGLVKKTTRKQLRAAKVMMTIKNSFTPGIKDTMPEATQLCGKYHCGDGLAIDNHASNEKKRIVENVINDENKYQTAQGRRLQNFFPVAKGMRPQCNLSETKVGESLIMSPEDAFLLFNSNDQHLFTVDQKSIKFGHSPYRFSPDYLNHGNAVDEEEACNSTTHCVRPHNTSDQILGRTYGLSFNSAHLSKKIEENHYGNYSQERVSTPLSQQWMPRNENLGTEWSLKEKITVDKKTSSLDGLEGDLQESQLVPDTSMHAERYKGAFDLATVFFEGTKETYHHKMNSRGESSDKHRRIKREKSRTGKETKESSNCKFLHRSLPINLFGEDVIVNCTNGKEIQDEASADTNACLQTLDHHVTLKYQSFEQCSNTKEKNKRQDECQSTYIHGRPEMVAGQRTRCAYAVIETSTETKPYFNSDVNVVSAKSVETSSKDKGAKRKCIFDFEKLSESDRIRHFKRIRELTHLAEDRHLNSS, encoded by the coding sequence ATGGCGATGGAAGAGCAGCATATCACGCGGAGTTTTAAATCACGGGCTCTTCGGGGAAGAGAGACAAAAAAATCTAGCAAAGAGAGAGCTGGACTTCTTGGTAAAGGGATACCTAAGAGTAAAGCTGTGTGTTCCAGGCATAGTGACAATAATCAAAGGCTACGTACAACAAGATTGAGTGCCAGAACAACCGGGGAGAACTTATCTGTAGAAAACGACAAAAGCAAGAGCACCTTTAAAAATGAAAGAGTTATCGATGAAACAGAGAGCGCCAAAGAAAGAACTGCAAGCAAAACAGAAGAGCTACCTGTAAGAATTTTTAAAGAGGATAATGCTTCAAGCTCTTTGCACAAAGGATCCAAACAGAGAAAGGGAAAGACTTTGCCATCAGGTGATTATCACATAAAGCGAATAAGTCAGGATCAACTCTCGCTAACAGACAACCATCTGTCTTCTGGTGAATATCAAGACATTAATCTTCAACATGTCCTTGCAACCGACAAAACTCAAGACAAGACGGCCATCAAACCTAAGGTATTAAACCATCCCCAAAGCATCATGGGCTTTAGAAATGGAACATCTCAGAAAAGACCAACTCACAATAgtaaaatgaggaaaaaagcACACAATACAGTTCAATATCATGCTGAGGCGACACGAGCAGGACAAAGTGCTGGTAAAATATGTGACGATTTCTCATGCGAAGTACCATCCCTCACAAAAACGCAggctggaaaacaaagaaattctATGAACAAGGAAAAGAGCAGATCATTCAAAGGAAAACTGATGGGGACACCTGCGATTGGGAGGAAAGGTTTGGTAAAAAAGACAACTAGAAAACAACTAAGGGCTGCAAAAGTGATGATGACCATCAAGAATTCATTTACTCCCGGAATTAAGGACACAATGCCAGAAGCGACTCAATTGTGTGGTAAATACCATTGTGGAGACGGACTGGCAATTGATAATCATGCGTCCAACGAGAAGAAAAGAATAGTTGAGAACGTTATTAACGACGAAAACAAATATCAAACAGCGCAAGGCAGGAGACTTCAAAATTTCTTCCCTGTAGCAAAGGGAATGAGACCCCAGTGTAATCTATCGGAAACTAAGGTGGGTGAGTCTTTAATCATGTCCCCGGAGGATGCGTTCCTTTTGTTCAACAGCAATGACCAGCATTTGTTTACCGTCGATcaaaaaagcattaaatttgGACACAGCCCTTATAGGTTTTCGCCTGACTATCTCAACCACGGAAatgctgttgatgaagaagAGGCTTGCAACAGCACAACTCACTGCGTGCGACCCCACAACACTTCTGATCAGATCTTAGGTAGGACATATGGATTATCTTTTAACTCTGCTCATCTGTCAAAGAAAATCGAAGAAAATCACTACGGAAATTACTCTCAAGAAAGGGTCAGCACACCTTTATCACAACAATGGATGCCGAGGAATGAAAATCTAGGGACTGAATGGtcacttaaagaaaaaataacggTCGACAAAAAAACTAGCTCACTCGACGGCCTGGAAGGCGATCTGCAAGAATCGCAGCTTGTGCCCGATACTTCAATGCATGCTGAACGTTATAAAGGAGCTTTTGATTTAGCAACTGTTTTCTTTGAAGGAACGAAAGAAACATATCACCACAAGATGAACTCAAGAGGAGAAAGCTCGGACAAGCATCGTAGAATAAAGAGGGAAAAGtcaagaacaggcaaagaaaccaAAGAAAGTAGTAATTGTAAGTTTCTTCATAGGAGTTTGCCAATTAATCTTTTTGGGGAAGACGTGATCGTTAATTGTACCAATGGCAAGGAAATACAAGACGAAGCTTCCGCTGACACTAACGCCTGTTTGCAGACGCTAGATCACCATGTGACCTTAAAATATCAATCATTTGAACAATGCagtaacacaaaagaaaaaaacaagagacaGGACGAATGTCAAAGTACTTACATCCACGGAAGACCAGAAATGGTTGCAGGACAACGAACACGTTGCGCTTATGCAGTCATCGAGACTTCAACAGAGACGAAGCCGTATTTCAATTCTGATGTTAATGTCGTGTCTGCTAAAAGCGTAGAAACTTCGAGTAAGGACAAAGGAGCTAAAAGGAAATGTATATTTGACTTCGAGAAGTTATCCGAAAGCGATCGCATTCGCCATTTTAAACGTATTAGAGAGCTGACACATCTAGCTGAGGATCGACATCTTAATTCTTCTTGA